AATAATTAAAGACCGGGAGGTTCAGCGATGCAATCCTAACCAAGGAGAAAAAATATTAGTAGGGAGGATCATAGTTTGATCCCCTACGATCGGGGttgaaactacttgatgtcagaattggCCCGAACTATATTAGACACAGTTCAATGAGCCGGATACtaatagtgaaaaaaaaaacctttctccgattttatatataaaaaaaaatttactttttaaatttattgtataaTTGACGTGTCTGTCTAAATAATATTATAGCACTAGAaggagtaaaaaaataaaaaaaaaaaaaaaatccgcctcataacactttttttcttcatcagagCAACATCTCCGACCACCACCGCCCCGGAGCTTGTAACAACAACAACTTTACCCCTTTCTCTTCCTCTTGGTGAGCTTTCTTCATCTACTTCTCCTCTAAATTCACGATTTTCTCAATTTAGCTTTAAACCCTAAATCAAGTTTAATATTGTAGTATCTGGGTTGTTTCTCTTTTCCATCAAAACcctatttttcatttaaaaattgaatcttttaAACATTACCAATGGGTGGTAGTGGTAGTGATGATAATGCACCATTTTTGAAGAAGCCCATATCAGAAGAAACCCTCAAATTACTCTTTGATGTTTCCAACTCCAATAACTTAGAAAACTCCTTAGAGATTCTCATTCAAACTTCCAAATCCAGTTCTGGTCGTTCCAACCTTGCTTCCAAAACAATTCTCCCTTCAATTCTCAATATACTTCAATCACAAACCTCTCTTTTAGATCATCATATTCTATCTCTATGTTTCAAGCTACTCAGAAACTTGTGTGCTGGAGAAATTCTAAACCAGAATTTGTTTCTTCAGTTTCATGGAGTTGTTACTGTTGTTTCCACTATTTTGAGGTCAGAGGTTGTTTCTGATCTCATGTTAGTTCGTTGGGGTCTGCAGGTTTTGGCAAATGTTTCTTTGGCTGGGAAACAGCATCAGAAGGCTATTTGGGAAGAGTTGTTTCCACTTGGTTTTTTGTCTCTTGCAAGACTTGGAACAAAAGAGGTTTCTGATCCATTGTGTATGGTGATTTATGTATGCTGTGATGGAAATCCTCAATGGTTTAGAGAGCTTTATAGTCACAATGGTTTGCCTGTAGTGGTAGAAATAGTGACAACTGCTTCTTCGGGTTAGTTTGtagtttatgttttttcttGTAGACTTTTCTATGTTTCATCTATGTTACGATTctatttatttgtatttgcaGAGGCTGAATTCTAACTAAATCCTTGATTGTAGAATCCAATACATGTGTTCTAGGCTCCATTCCATGCCTAAATGGAAATCTCTTTAGGTGTAACTTTGCTCCATATTGTTCCTTAATTAAACCAGTTTTGATCGTTTGTGCTAAAGTTCCTTTGACGATAAGGATTTAGGAGAATTTTCTAAAGTTTATAACCTAATAATGAAAAGCAAGATTGAGGTATAAGTTACTTAggctttttttaaaatgagGATAGACAAAGTATTTTCATACAAGAAacaaaatatagaaaagaaCAATATGCTTCGGGTTTGTTTGTAGTTTATTATACCCGAGTTTGAACCTTGATTGGAGCAATCCTTGGCCAGATTCATTTTACCTATCTCTTGGCCAAAATGTAGATTTTAGTGCACCCTTTCCCCTGAGAACTAGTTGGTTAAGTAAAAAAAGTGTCCTATTTGAAAATTTACATTTTGCAAAACACAATGGTGTTATGTGATTCTTGTAGTAGACACATTGCGTGGGACAATtcttgttgttgctgctgcttcTATATTTTGCTATGCTGTCACGAATTATTAGTTCTTTTGTGTAATTTGCTATGCTGCCATGTTTCATGACATGAGTGTCATATTGGTTTCTTATGTTTTTTAAGTTGTGACACTGACTTCTTCTTCAACTGAAACCAGCTAGTTTTGGCGAGGATTGGATAAAGTTGCTTCTTTCAAGAATTTGCCTTGAAGAGTCTCAATTGCCTGTATTGTTTTCTAAGTTACAGTTTAAGGATATTCTTGACTGTGAAGATACCAAGTCTAGAGATGACCAGTTTTCATCTGAACAAGTGTTTCTTCTGCAAATACTATCGGAAATTTTGAATGAGCGAATCGGAGATGTTACTATTTCAAAGGATGTTGCATTGTTTGTTTATGGAATATTCAAGAAATCTATCGGGGTTCTTGAGCAAGCAGTTAGAGGCAAGTCTGGTCTTCCCAGTGGCATTACTGCAGTCGATGTTCTTGGCTACTCTCTTACTATGTTGAGGGACATCTGTGCTCATGACAGTATCCGAGGTGACGAAGAGGATGCAAACAATGTTGTTGATGTGTTATTGTCATATAGCCTTGTTGAGTTGCTTTTGATTCTGCTTGGGGACCTTGAACCTCCGGCAATCATCAGGAAAGGAATCAAACAATCTGATAATCAAGATGGTGCTAATTGTTCCTCAAAACCATGCCCTTACAAGGGCTTTAGGAGAGACATAGTTGCACTTATTGGCAACTGTGTGCATAGAAGAAAGCATGTACAAGATGAAATCAGGAGTAGGAATGGAATTCTACTGCTATTGCAGCAGTGTGTTACCGATGAAGACAATCCTTACCTGAGAGAATGGGGCTTATGGTGTGTTAGGAATATATTGGAGGGCAATGAGGAAAATCAAAAGGTAGTTTCTGAGTTGCAGCTGCAGGGATCTGCTGATGTGCCTGAAATTTCTGCACTTGGTCTTCGAGTCGACATTGACCCAAAAACTAGGCGTGCAAAGCTTGTAAATGTCCCATGAAATAATAGCATAACATGGTTGTATAAGTATGTTATTGTTACATTTTTACCTGGTCTTTATTTACTCGTACAATGTCAACTGCTGTTTCTTTTGTCAATGAAAACTTCAGTTAGAATAGAAAATTTTAGATTTGATAATAGTAGCTTGTGTTCGTGACAATTCTTGCAACAATTTATCTGAAAGAGGAGGAAGAATAGTTAAAATGAGAGACAACCTCCGAAATCATGTAACAGAATATAACCTTACCAAGTTGGCATGGCAGCTATGCTGAAGCTTGAATCCATCAACATGTATCATAACCTGACAGAAATCTGTATGATCCATGGATGACTGCTTTGGGCAGAAGATACTGGAACAATTAATGACTGCTTCTTGCAACCTGGTCTCAATTTTAATAAAtcccgttaaaaaaaaaagaaaaaaattatttcgaAAGGATAAATATCGACTCAAGTGGTTTTATACATTATGGAGAGAGTAGCTCCaaagttttaattattaaaaaaaaactttaatgtCAACAAATGTTTAGTTTACTTTTTATCGTCAAAaagtaatattattaattttttgacagaaaaagtaatatttagtttatttttgacaaaatcctACATTACATTGTGTGCAGAAACTATTTTACAATTCTTCCTTTCACAATGAAGTTAGTTTAGTTAGTTATATATTTGTTACTGTTGTTAGTTAAATTCAGTTATATAGCTGTTAGTTTAGTTTGTTAAATTCTtgttatttttctgttttcagTTAGTTTTATATACCAGTTGATTAATTCTCATTCCaatccattcattcattcattcatcattcTTCCACATTCATATTTTGATCTCCACAAACTTCCTTTTCTCTAATCACATTTTCTTCTCCTAGTTTGAGTCACTTCTACAACCCAAGAAGTGAAACCACAATATCATCATGTTTCAGTGGCTTACAAATTTACTATGTGCTTGCACAACCAACACAAGCAAAAACACCGTCGACATTAATGAATTTGATGAAGATCCTTTAGGGTGGTCGCGGGACCTGCTAGAACATCGATTGGGCGAATTCTCCATGGCTGCGGTTAAGGCAAATGATGTTATGGAGGACCACAGCCAGTTTGATGTTGGCAAGAAAGCACTCTTTGTTGGAATTTATGATGGCCAAAATGGTGCTGAGGCTTCCAACTTCTTGATTACTAATCTCTTTGAGAATCTAATGAGTGAGTCTGcaatattctttctttctttcttgtttcCATGCTAGTGTGTGTTATTTTCTTATCATCATTCTATAGGCTCCCAACTTCTTGTTTTCTGGATGTTCCTTCTATCATTACTGCATTTTATTGCAGTTTTGGAAGCAAAAACACTTTAAATTAGTTCAAACCTAACTTTGATTAATTCTTTGAATGAGTGTGGATGGAATTGAAACAAGAACCAAAATTTAAATGAATTGTTATGTATTGATTGATTGTATAGTTGTATATCATAGAATTTACTAGATGGCTTAATTAAAATCGATATGGAAATCAAGAAATTATGCTTAACAAAAGAGGATGGGTTTACTAGCTAATTCTACATTGTTATGGTTACATGGTTGATGTAATTCTAATGCTACATCATAAATATCAGACCTGCAAT
This genomic interval from Trifolium pratense cultivar HEN17-A07 linkage group LG6, ARS_RC_1.1, whole genome shotgun sequence contains the following:
- the LOC123892566 gene encoding ataxin-10-like, yielding MGGSGSDDNAPFLKKPISEETLKLLFDVSNSNNLENSLEILIQTSKSSSGRSNLASKTILPSILNILQSQTSLLDHHILSLCFKLLRNLCAGEILNQNLFLQFHGVVTVVSTILRSEVVSDLMLVRWGLQVLANVSLAGKQHQKAIWEELFPLGFLSLARLGTKEVSDPLCMVIYVCCDGNPQWFRELYSHNGLPVVVEIVTTASSASFGEDWIKLLLSRICLEESQLPVLFSKLQFKDILDCEDTKSRDDQFSSEQVFLLQILSEILNERIGDVTISKDVALFVYGIFKKSIGVLEQAVRGKSGLPSGITAVDVLGYSLTMLRDICAHDSIRGDEEDANNVVDVLLSYSLVELLLILLGDLEPPAIIRKGIKQSDNQDGANCSSKPCPYKGFRRDIVALIGNCVHRRKHVQDEIRSRNGILLLLQQCVTDEDNPYLREWGLWCVRNILEGNEENQKVVSELQLQGSADVPEISALGLRVDIDPKTRRAKLVNVP